GCGGTGCCGGGATGCGGGCCGCGGTGGAAGCGGGTCCGCGGGTGCGCACCGCCGTGCTGACCAAGCTCTACCCCACGCGCAGCCACACCGGTGCGGCTCAGGGCGGGATGTGCGCGGCGCTGGCCAACGTCGAAGAGGACAACTGGGAATGGCACACGTTCGACACCGTCAAGGGCGGCGACTACCTCGCCGACCAGGACGCGGTGGAGATCATGTGCAAGGAAGCCATCGACGCGGTGCTCGACCTGGAAAAGATGGGGATGCCGTTCAACCGCACCCCCGAGGGCCGCATCGACCAGCGCCGCTTCGGCGGGCACACCCGCGACCACGGCAAGGCCCCGGTGCGCCGGTCCTGTTACGCCGCCGACCGCACCGGCCACATGATCCTGCAGACGCTGTATCAGAACTGCGTCCGCCATGACGTGCAGTTCTTCAACGAGTTCTACGCACTCGACCTGGTTTTGACGCAGACGCCGAGCGGTCCGGTGGCCACCGGTGTGGTCGCCTACGAGCTGGCCACCGGTGAGATCCACGTCTTCCACGCCAAGGCGATCGTGCTCGCAACCGGCGGCTCGGGCCGCATGTACAAGACCACTTCCAATGCGCACACCCTGACCGGCGACGGCATCGGCATCGTGTTCCGCAAGGGACTTCCGTTGGAGGACATGGAGTTTCACCAGTTCCATCCGACCGGCCTGGCCGGGCTGGGCATCCTGATCTCCGAGGCCGTGCGCGGTGAGGGCGGCCGGTTGCTCAACGGCGAGGGCGAGCGCTTCATGGAGCGCTACGCCCCGACGATCGTCGACCTGGCACCGCGCGACATCGTCGCCCGCTCAATGGTTTTGGAGGTCCTGGAGGGTCGTGGCGCCGGTCCGCACAAGGATTACGTCTACATCGACGTCCGCCACCTCGGTGAGGACGTGCTGGAGGCCAAGCTGCCCGACATCACCGAGTTCGCCCGCACCTATCTGGGCGTGGACCCGGTCAAGGAGCTGGTGCCGGTGTACCCGACGTGTCACTACGTGATGGGCGGCATCCCCACCACGGTCACCGGACAGGTGTTGCGGGACAACACCTCCACCGTGCCGGGCCTGTAC
The sequence above is drawn from the Mycobacterium marseillense genome and encodes:
- the sdhA gene encoding succinate dehydrogenase flavoprotein subunit, with amino-acid sequence MIQQHRYDVVIVGAGGAGMRAAVEAGPRVRTAVLTKLYPTRSHTGAAQGGMCAALANVEEDNWEWHTFDTVKGGDYLADQDAVEIMCKEAIDAVLDLEKMGMPFNRTPEGRIDQRRFGGHTRDHGKAPVRRSCYAADRTGHMILQTLYQNCVRHDVQFFNEFYALDLVLTQTPSGPVATGVVAYELATGEIHVFHAKAIVLATGGSGRMYKTTSNAHTLTGDGIGIVFRKGLPLEDMEFHQFHPTGLAGLGILISEAVRGEGGRLLNGEGERFMERYAPTIVDLAPRDIVARSMVLEVLEGRGAGPHKDYVYIDVRHLGEDVLEAKLPDITEFARTYLGVDPVKELVPVYPTCHYVMGGIPTTVTGQVLRDNTSTVPGLYAAGECACVSVHGANRLGTNSLLDINVFGRRAGIAAVNYARGHDFVDMPPDPAAMVVGWVGDILSEHGNERVADIRNALQQSMDNNAAVFRTEETLKQALTDIHALKERYSRITVHDKGKRFNSDLLEAIELGFLLELAEVTVVGALNRKESRGGHAREDYPNRDDVNYMRHTMAYKQGTDLLSDIALDFKPVVQTRYEPKERKY